The following coding sequences are from one Dehalococcoidia bacterium window:
- the leuS gene encoding leucine--tRNA ligase gives MATQTSHVERYEPAAIEPKWQERWEADGLYRVRDDDPRPKYYFLTMYPYPSGDLHIGHWYAEAVPDARARYLRMRGNNVLFPMGFDAFGLPAENAAIKNNVHPYVSTMANIERMRRQFRQMGAMFDWSREVVTCTPEYYRWNQWFFLQFFKHGLAYRKLAAVDWCPNCNTTLAREQVVGEDRHCERCGTPVVKRDLDQWFLKITDYADRLLNFEGLDWPEKVVTMQRNWIGRSEGAELVFRALLSDGAREPLTVFTTRPDTVFGATFMVLAPEHPLVERLTTPERRAEVDAYVERAARETEIERTAADKEKTGVFTGGYCLNPFNGEHIPVYIADYVLLGYGTGAIMAVPAHDQRDFDFAKAFGLEIRPVYAPEDWDGAPFAQAETHGGRTINSGPFNGLEEDEAKRQIVAFAEKEAIGRAAVTYRLRDWLISRQRYWGTPIPIIYCPRDGTVPVPESDLPVLLPEDAQFRPTGESPLKYHEGFRKVTCPVCSGPAERETDTMDTFVDSSWYWYRYLSPHDDSAPFDQAAAKQWLPVQQYTGGIEHAILHLLYSRFWTKAMKDLGLTEDEEPFTHLFNQGMILSGDGHKMSKSRGNVANPDEQVARYGADTVRCYLMFIGPWSEGGPFQMTGIRGISRWLNAVWSLALEPPPSGAGDEAATRDLRRLQHKTIKRVGDDIEAMRFNTMIAGLMEYVNGLRQAADRGVEAAAWTEAVETLVLLLAPSAPHIAEELWQRRGKPYSIHQQAWPAFDAALAADQVVTVAVQVNGKLRDRVELPAGAGAAELREAALASERVRVYTDGREIVRVITVPGRLVNIQLK, from the coding sequence ATGGCAACACAAACATCGCACGTTGAGCGCTACGAGCCGGCCGCAATCGAGCCGAAGTGGCAGGAGCGCTGGGAGGCCGACGGGCTGTACCGCGTCCGCGACGACGATCCGCGTCCGAAGTATTACTTCCTGACAATGTACCCGTATCCCTCCGGCGACCTGCACATCGGCCACTGGTATGCGGAGGCAGTGCCGGACGCGCGGGCGCGCTACCTGCGCATGCGCGGCAACAACGTCCTGTTCCCCATGGGCTTCGACGCCTTCGGTCTGCCCGCCGAGAACGCCGCGATCAAGAACAACGTGCACCCCTACGTCTCCACCATGGCGAACATCGAGCGAATGCGGCGCCAGTTTCGCCAGATGGGCGCGATGTTCGACTGGTCGCGTGAGGTCGTAACCTGCACGCCCGAGTACTACCGCTGGAACCAGTGGTTCTTCCTGCAGTTCTTCAAACACGGCCTGGCCTACCGCAAGCTGGCTGCCGTCGACTGGTGCCCCAACTGCAACACGACGCTGGCGCGCGAGCAGGTGGTCGGCGAGGACCGCCACTGCGAGCGTTGCGGCACGCCCGTGGTGAAGCGCGACCTGGACCAGTGGTTCCTGAAGATCACCGATTACGCCGATCGGCTGCTGAACTTCGAGGGACTGGACTGGCCCGAGAAGGTCGTGACGATGCAGCGCAACTGGATCGGCCGCAGCGAGGGCGCCGAGCTGGTCTTCCGCGCCCTGCTGTCCGACGGCGCCAGGGAACCGCTGACGGTCTTCACCACGCGGCCCGACACGGTGTTCGGCGCCACCTTCATGGTGCTGGCGCCCGAGCATCCCCTGGTCGAGCGGCTGACGACGCCGGAGCGCCGCGCCGAAGTCGACGCCTACGTCGAGCGTGCCGCCCGCGAAACGGAGATCGAGCGCACGGCGGCCGACAAGGAGAAGACGGGCGTTTTTACCGGCGGCTACTGCCTGAACCCGTTCAACGGCGAGCACATCCCCGTCTACATCGCCGACTACGTGCTGCTGGGCTACGGCACCGGCGCGATCATGGCGGTGCCCGCGCACGACCAGCGCGACTTCGACTTCGCGAAGGCGTTCGGGCTGGAGATTCGCCCCGTCTACGCACCTGAGGACTGGGACGGCGCGCCGTTCGCCCAGGCGGAGACCCACGGCGGGCGAACGATTAACTCCGGCCCGTTCAATGGGCTGGAGGAAGACGAGGCCAAGCGGCAGATCGTCGCCTTTGCGGAGAAGGAAGCGATCGGTCGCGCTGCCGTGACCTACCGCCTGCGCGACTGGCTGATTAGCCGTCAGCGCTACTGGGGCACGCCGATCCCGATCATCTACTGTCCCAGGGATGGCACGGTCCCGGTGCCCGAGTCGGATCTGCCCGTGCTGCTGCCGGAAGATGCCCAGTTCCGCCCCACGGGCGAATCGCCGCTGAAGTACCACGAGGGATTCCGCAAGGTCACCTGCCCCGTCTGCAGCGGGCCGGCCGAGCGCGAAACCGACACGATGGATACCTTCGTCGATTCGTCCTGGTACTGGTATCGCTACCTGAGCCCGCACGACGACAGCGCACCGTTCGACCAGGCCGCGGCGAAGCAGTGGCTGCCGGTGCAGCAGTATACGGGGGGCATTGAGCACGCCATCCTGCACCTGCTGTACTCCCGCTTCTGGACCAAGGCGATGAAGGACCTGGGCCTGACGGAAGACGAGGAGCCGTTCACACACCTGTTCAACCAGGGGATGATCCTGAGTGGAGACGGCCACAAGATGAGCAAGTCGCGCGGCAACGTGGCCAATCCGGACGAGCAGGTCGCCCGCTACGGCGCCGACACCGTGCGCTGTTACTTGATGTTCATCGGCCCCTGGAGCGAGGGCGGCCCCTTCCAGATGACCGGCATCCGCGGCATCAGCCGCTGGCTGAACGCGGTCTGGAGCCTGGCGCTGGAGCCCCCTCCGTCGGGCGCCGGCGACGAGGCTGCAACGCGCGATCTGCGCCGCCTGCAGCACAAGACGATCAAACGTGTCGGGGACGACATCGAGGCGATGCGCTTCAACACGATGATCGCCGGGTTGATGGAGTATGTGAACGGCCTACGCCAGGCCGCCGATCGCGGCGTCGAGGCCGCGGCATGGACCGAGGCGGTCGAAACCCTGGTGCTGCTGCTGGCGCCCTCCGCGCCGCACATCGCGGAGGAGCTGTGGCAGCGCCGCGGCAAGCCGTACTCGATCCACCAGCAGGCGTGGCCGGCCTTCGACGCGGCACTGGCTGCCGATCAGGTCGTCACCGTGGCGGTGCAGGTAAACGGTAAGCTGCGGGACCGCGTGGAATTGCCGGCCGGAGCCGGCGCGGCCGAGCTGCGCGAGGCGGCCCTGGCCAGCGAGCGCGTGCGCGTCTACACGGACGGGCGCGAGATCGTGCGCGTAATCACCGTGCCGGGCCGCCTGGTGAACATCCAGCTGAAGTGA
- the coaD gene encoding pantetheine-phosphate adenylyltransferase: MTIAVYPGRFDPVTNGHLDIVRRAHKIFGTVIVAVVRSRSTVFSTEERIDLFREAVKDLPGVSVAEIPGLTVDFAREHGANVLVRGIRAVTDFEYEFDMALMNKKMEPEIESVYLMTSLEHLFISGSRIREVTSLGRDPSEFVMPHVAAALRRKFGEG; encoded by the coding sequence TTGACGATTGCGGTCTATCCGGGCCGGTTTGACCCCGTGACCAACGGCCATTTGGACATCGTGCGCCGCGCGCACAAGATCTTCGGTACCGTAATCGTTGCGGTGGTGCGCAGTCGCTCGACCGTGTTCAGCACCGAGGAGCGCATCGACCTGTTCCGCGAGGCGGTGAAAGATCTCCCCGGCGTGAGCGTCGCGGAGATCCCCGGCCTCACGGTGGACTTCGCCCGCGAACATGGCGCCAACGTGCTGGTGCGCGGCATCCGCGCGGTCACCGACTTTGAATACGAATTCGACATGGCGTTGATGAACAAGAAGATGGAGCCCGAGATCGAATCCGTGTATCTTATGACCAGCCTTGAGCACCTGTTTATCAGTGGGAGCCGTATCCGCGAGGTAACCAGTTTGGGGCGCGATCCTTCCGAGTTCGTCATGCCACATGTGGCAGCGGCGCTGAGGCGCAAATTCGGCGAGGGCTAG
- the rsmD gene encoding 16S rRNA (guanine(966)-N(2))-methyltransferase RsmD, whose product MRIIAGTARGRTLAGPRNLTTRPTSDKVRGAIFSMLEARGASFSHVLDLYAGTGALGIEALSRGAEFAEFVERERGACAVIAENLRRSGLEAAARVHCAALPAALGRVNGPFGLIFCDPPYADASVAETLERLRSGRELDASSTIVYEHGRRTMPPDACGGLPRRVTRRHGDTSVTLYYLDKPNDDNPDGDATEGEDIDDCGLSGPV is encoded by the coding sequence ATGCGCATCATCGCCGGTACGGCGCGCGGCCGAACGCTGGCGGGGCCGCGCAACCTCACCACCCGGCCGACCTCGGACAAAGTGCGTGGCGCAATCTTCTCCATGCTTGAAGCGCGCGGCGCCTCGTTTAGTCACGTGCTGGACCTCTATGCCGGCACCGGCGCCCTCGGGATTGAGGCGCTCAGCCGCGGCGCCGAGTTCGCGGAGTTCGTGGAACGCGAACGCGGCGCCTGCGCGGTGATCGCAGAGAACCTGCGCCGCTCCGGTCTGGAAGCCGCCGCCCGCGTGCACTGCGCGGCGCTGCCGGCTGCGTTGGGCCGCGTGAACGGTCCGTTCGGCCTGATCTTCTGCGACCCGCCATACGCCGATGCAAGCGTCGCAGAAACGCTGGAGCGGCTGCGCTCCGGCAGAGAACTCGATGCATCAAGCACTATCGTCTACGAGCACGGCCGCCGTACCATGCCTCCGGACGCGTGCGGCGGGCTGCCACGGCGGGTTACGCGGCGGCACGGCGACACCTCCGTGACCCTCTACTATTTGGACAAGCCCAATGACGACAATCCCGATGGCGATGCCACCGAAGGAGAGGACATTGACGATTGCGGTCTATCCGGGCCGGTTTGA
- the lysS gene encoding lysine--tRNA ligase — translation MDERTDELFEQRRAKAERLRALGADPYPIRAHGTHTAAQALAQFERNEGGGEQTSGDVSVCGRLRPLRIMGKKAIFAHLEDSTGEIQAYFKRDLLGETGWAVLEQLEFGDFVQVQGPLFRTRMGEITIEARALTVLAKALRPPPEKWHAISDVELKYRQRYLDLMSSAEVRRRFQRRSQIVAAIRRFMDGRGFIEVETPVLQSEAGGAAARPFTTFFNALDEQRYLRISLELHLKRLLVGGLDRVYEIGRIFRNEGVDALHNPEFTMMESYQAYADYQEVAEMVEQLVATVAQQVLGTTVVPHGESTLDLTPPWQRITMRNALIEFARLDFEAYRDEAALRRWMAERRLHAAPEAGWGKLIDEVFSELVQPHLQQPVFVLDYPVELSPLAKRKPDDPGLVERFEPFVGGFEIGNAYSELNDPIDQRERFVAQIAARTRGDDEAELMDEDFLTALEHGMPPAGGLGLGIDRLVMILLNEPTIREVLLFPALRTKRIAAGGVESAERFGTATISQPMPPSAPTDGA, via the coding sequence GTGGACGAGCGCACAGACGAACTGTTCGAGCAGCGCCGTGCCAAGGCGGAGCGCCTGCGCGCCCTTGGCGCCGATCCGTACCCGATCCGTGCCCACGGCACGCATACGGCCGCGCAGGCGCTCGCACAGTTTGAGCGGAACGAAGGCGGCGGAGAGCAGACCTCAGGCGACGTCAGCGTCTGCGGGCGGCTGCGGCCGCTGCGCATCATGGGCAAGAAGGCGATCTTCGCCCATCTTGAAGACTCGACCGGCGAGATCCAGGCCTATTTCAAGCGCGATCTGCTCGGCGAAACCGGCTGGGCCGTACTGGAGCAGCTCGAGTTCGGCGATTTCGTGCAGGTGCAGGGGCCGCTGTTCCGCACCCGCATGGGCGAGATCACGATCGAAGCGCGGGCGCTGACGGTGCTCGCCAAGGCGCTGCGCCCGCCGCCGGAGAAGTGGCACGCCATCAGCGATGTCGAGTTGAAGTACCGCCAGCGCTATCTCGATCTGATGTCGAGCGCCGAGGTGCGCAGGCGCTTCCAGCGGCGCAGCCAGATCGTCGCCGCCATCCGCCGCTTTATGGACGGCCGCGGCTTCATCGAGGTCGAGACGCCGGTGCTGCAGAGTGAAGCCGGCGGTGCGGCGGCGCGGCCGTTCACCACCTTCTTCAACGCGCTCGACGAGCAGCGCTACCTGCGCATCTCGCTGGAGCTGCATCTCAAGCGGCTGCTGGTCGGCGGCCTGGACCGGGTGTACGAGATCGGCCGCATCTTCCGCAACGAGGGCGTGGACGCGCTGCACAACCCCGAATTTACGATGATGGAGAGCTACCAGGCCTACGCCGACTACCAAGAGGTCGCCGAGATGGTCGAGCAACTGGTGGCCACCGTCGCGCAGCAGGTGCTGGGCACGACCGTGGTGCCCCACGGCGAGAGCACGCTCGACCTGACGCCCCCGTGGCAGCGCATCACTATGCGCAACGCCCTGATCGAGTTCGCCCGTCTCGACTTCGAGGCGTATCGCGACGAGGCGGCGCTGCGCCGCTGGATGGCGGAGCGCCGCCTGCACGCGGCGCCGGAGGCGGGCTGGGGCAAACTCATCGACGAGGTCTTCTCCGAGCTGGTGCAACCCCACCTGCAGCAGCCCGTATTTGTGCTGGACTATCCGGTCGAGCTCTCGCCGCTGGCGAAGCGCAAGCCGGACGACCCGGGGCTGGTGGAACGCTTCGAGCCCTTCGTCGGCGGCTTCGAGATCGGCAACGCCTACAGCGAGCTGAACGACCCGATCGACCAGCGCGAGCGCTTCGTCGCCCAGATCGCCGCCCGCACGCGCGGTGACGACGAGGCCGAGCTGATGGACGAGGACTTTTTGACGGCGCTGGAGCACGGCATGCCGCCCGCCGGCGGCCTCGGCCTCGGCATCGACCGGCTGGTGATGATTCTGCTGAACGAGCCGACGATCCGCGAAGTCCTGCTCTTCCCGGCGCTTCGCACGAAGCGTATCGCCGCCGGCGGTGTGGAGAGTGCCGAGCGATTCGGCACCGCCACGATTAGTCAGCCTATGCCGCCTTCAGCACCCACCGATGGCGCCTGA
- a CDS encoding NUDIX domain-containing protein — protein MAPDPEPRVRHLTATGFVVHDGRVLLHWHRKERLWLPFGGHLEANEDPAECCLREVFEECGLRCTIAGSPPPFAFSEPPQRPAPVTILLEAITGSGPAHEHIDLIYFCRPLDPVPATFGDPTIRWLSAAELHANAAVSPAPGIGPATLTEDVRLLSLEALRRAAERR, from the coding sequence ATGGCGCCTGATCCGGAGCCACGCGTTCGCCATCTGACCGCCACGGGCTTCGTGGTGCACGATGGGCGCGTACTGCTGCACTGGCATCGCAAAGAGCGGCTCTGGTTGCCCTTTGGCGGCCATCTCGAAGCCAACGAAGACCCGGCCGAGTGCTGCCTGCGCGAAGTCTTTGAAGAGTGCGGTCTGCGCTGTACGATCGCCGGCAGTCCGCCCCCCTTCGCCTTCTCCGAGCCGCCCCAGCGCCCGGCGCCGGTAACCATCCTGCTGGAAGCGATCACCGGCAGCGGACCAGCGCACGAGCACATCGACCTGATCTACTTTTGCCGCCCGCTCGATCCCGTGCCCGCGACCTTCGGCGATCCCACGATCCGCTGGCTCAGCGCCGCGGAGTTGCACGCCAACGCTGCAGTCTCGCCCGCGCCGGGCATCGGGCCGGCCACGCTGACCGAGGATGTACGCCTGCTCTCGCTGGAAGCGTTGCGCCGCGCCGCCGAGCGGCGTTAG
- a CDS encoding LLM class flavin-dependent oxidoreductase: MKFGLLYELEYARPWHAGFERALFHQALEQIELADRVGFDYVWQVEHHFLSEYSHSSAPEVFLGAVSQRTKRIRIGHGVVLLPMAYNHPIRVAERIATLDILSEGRVDFGTGRSGTPVELGGFGIEPALSREMWEEAVRIIPRMWLDEPFAYEGRFFSVPPRSILPKPLQRPHPPMWVAAGSPDTFLRAGAHGLGVLCFIVGRPANLAARIAQYREAITLAQPPAGVINEQVAGFTVTLCLDDDAEARAIGGPAALWYTHMLSSLLGDWRGQCIPGYEYYARLGEEARAQSTQDLGHLLEDGTYCIGDAEACIRTVRMYETAGVDQMICFMQAGRIPHDKIMRSIELFGEKVIPAFRRPAASAAGGDDADP; encoded by the coding sequence GTGAAGTTCGGCCTGCTGTATGAGCTGGAATACGCGCGCCCCTGGCACGCCGGCTTCGAACGCGCCCTCTTCCACCAGGCGCTTGAACAGATCGAGCTGGCCGACCGCGTCGGATTCGATTACGTCTGGCAGGTCGAGCACCATTTTCTCAGCGAATATTCGCACTCCTCCGCGCCGGAGGTCTTCCTCGGCGCCGTGTCGCAGCGCACGAAGCGCATCCGCATCGGCCACGGCGTCGTGCTGCTGCCCATGGCCTACAACCACCCGATCCGCGTCGCCGAGCGCATCGCCACGCTCGACATTCTCTCCGAGGGCCGCGTGGATTTCGGCACCGGCCGCTCGGGCACGCCGGTCGAGCTGGGCGGCTTCGGCATCGAACCGGCCCTCTCGCGCGAGATGTGGGAAGAGGCGGTGCGCATCATCCCGCGCATGTGGCTGGACGAGCCCTTTGCCTACGAGGGCCGCTTCTTCAGCGTGCCGCCGCGCAGCATTTTGCCGAAGCCGCTGCAGCGGCCGCATCCGCCGATGTGGGTGGCGGCCGGCAGCCCCGACACCTTCCTTCGCGCCGGCGCCCACGGGCTGGGCGTGCTCTGCTTCATCGTCGGCCGGCCCGCGAACCTGGCGGCGCGCATCGCGCAGTACCGTGAGGCGATCACGCTGGCACAGCCGCCCGCCGGCGTGATCAACGAGCAGGTCGCGGGCTTCACCGTGACGCTGTGCCTCGACGATGATGCGGAGGCGCGGGCGATCGGCGGGCCGGCGGCGCTCTGGTACACGCACATGCTCAGCTCGCTGCTCGGCGACTGGCGCGGGCAATGCATTCCCGGCTACGAGTACTACGCGCGGCTGGGCGAGGAAGCGCGGGCGCAGTCGACGCAGGACCTCGGCCATCTGCTCGAAGACGGCACCTACTGCATCGGCGACGCCGAGGCGTGCATCCGCACCGTGCGCATGTACGAAACGGCCGGCGTCGATCAGATGATCTGCTTCATGCAGGCCGGCCGCATTCCCCACGATAAGATCATGCGCTCGATCGAGCTGTTCGGGGAGAAGGTTATCCCGGCCTTCCGCCGTCCTGCCGCGAGCGCCGCCGGAGGAGACGATGCCGACCCTTGA
- the serS gene encoding serine--tRNA ligase, which yields MISPQFIRDHPEAIRRSIELRHTPQPLDEWLKVDAEFRKLDHEVNELRARRREESKRIGTTPAPAERERLLEAAIRIRDRLADLEPRLRTLEAEREGLLLEFPNLPDDEVPPGEDERDNVLVRQSGEPRPFDFEPRPHWELGERLGIIDFERGVKLAGSRFYVLKNAGAQLERALIAFMLDLHRRQGYSEVYVPFVVKEAALLNAGQLPKFRDNLYHDAEDDIWLVPTAEVPVTNLHAGEILDAASLPLDYVAYTPCFRREKMSAGRDVRGIKRGHQFDKVEMYKFCAPEESPGELQRLLADAVDTCKELGFTHRVVQLCGGDLSFASALTYDIEVWAPGCGEWLEVSSCSNVREFQARRASVRFRRAPGERPEFVHTLNGSGLGLPRTLIAVLENYQQADGSIRIPEVLQPYMGGLEVISA from the coding sequence ATGATTAGCCCACAGTTCATCCGCGATCACCCTGAAGCCATCCGCCGCTCCATCGAACTCCGACACACCCCACAACCGCTTGACGAGTGGTTGAAGGTCGATGCCGAGTTCCGCAAGCTCGATCACGAGGTCAATGAGCTGCGCGCCCGGCGCCGCGAAGAGAGCAAGCGTATCGGCACAACCCCCGCACCGGCCGAGCGCGAGCGGCTGCTCGAAGCGGCTATACGCATCCGTGACCGGCTCGCGGACCTGGAGCCGCGCCTGCGTACGCTCGAAGCGGAGCGCGAAGGGCTGCTGCTCGAGTTCCCCAATCTGCCCGACGACGAAGTGCCGCCCGGCGAGGACGAGCGCGACAACGTGCTGGTCAGGCAGTCGGGCGAGCCTCGGCCGTTTGACTTTGAGCCGCGGCCGCACTGGGAATTGGGCGAACGTCTCGGCATCATCGACTTCGAGCGCGGCGTCAAGCTCGCCGGCTCGCGCTTCTATGTGCTGAAGAACGCGGGCGCGCAGCTCGAGCGGGCGCTGATCGCCTTCATGCTCGACCTGCACCGCCGCCAGGGCTACAGCGAAGTCTACGTGCCCTTCGTGGTCAAGGAGGCCGCGCTGCTGAACGCCGGGCAGTTGCCCAAGTTTCGCGATAACCTCTACCACGACGCCGAAGACGACATCTGGCTCGTGCCCACCGCGGAAGTGCCGGTCACCAACCTGCACGCCGGCGAAATCCTCGACGCCGCGAGCCTTCCTCTCGATTATGTCGCCTACACCCCCTGCTTCCGCCGGGAGAAGATGAGCGCCGGGCGCGACGTGCGCGGCATCAAGCGCGGCCATCAGTTCGACAAGGTCGAGATGTACAAGTTTTGCGCTCCTGAAGAGTCGCCGGGCGAGCTGCAACGGCTGCTGGCCGACGCCGTCGACACCTGCAAGGAGCTGGGCTTCACCCATCGCGTGGTGCAGCTCTGCGGCGGCGATCTCAGCTTTGCCTCGGCACTGACCTACGACATCGAGGTCTGGGCGCCGGGCTGCGGCGAATGGCTCGAAGTCAGCTCCTGCTCCAACGTACGCGAGTTTCAAGCGCGACGGGCCAGCGTCCGCTTCCGCCGTGCTCCGGGCGAACGTCCTGAGTTTGTACACACGTTGAACGGCTCCGGCCTGGGCCTGCCACGCACGCTGATTGCCGTGCTGGAAAACTACCAGCAGGCCGACGGCTCGATCCGCATCCCCGAGGTGCTGCAGCCCTACATGGGCGGCCTCGAGGTGATCTCCGCTTGA